The Triplophysa rosa linkage group LG25, Trosa_1v2, whole genome shotgun sequence genome window below encodes:
- the si:ch73-63e15.2 gene encoding protein strawberry notch homolog 2 isoform X2 has product MSLMQFWTKFYAQLGRPPPKDLPCLDDLSILSSPNDSLSEYTVSSFLNADDMAPNVPTLWDINTPASGQELNSNRFQGLNSLEDITAIINTPPIGSYQRPQTQPEEEEDVEVEESEELGHVNTYADYRPSKSKIGISHPDRVVETNTLSSVPPPDITYTLSIPESTINNGLLSALQLEAIIYACQQHEVILQNNQRAGFLIGDGAGVGKGRTVAGIILENFLKGRKKALWFSISNDLKYDAERDLQDIGAPNIQVHALNKIKYGDTATSEGVLFATYSALIGESQAGGQHRTRLKQILDWCEPGFDGVIIFDECHKAKNATSTKMGKAVLDLQNKLPLARVVYASATGASEPKNMIYMSRLGIWGEKTPFNTFEDFLHTIEKRGVGAMEIVAMDMKVSGMYIARQLSFSGVSFRIEEINLDDDFKLVYNKAAKLWAEALALFMQAADELCMNSRKSLWGQFWSSHQRFFKYLCIAAKVRCLVELAKKELEAGKCVVIGLQSTGEARTREVLDENDGHLDRFVSAAEGVFQSLVVKHFPSEKQRGEKGAGNKRKLKPRGRQPKQPRHGTDVAGVINISDDSSTESDPMDSDSNSSPDSIQDNNDDVIFVNQTSYQMARLEEMKQGLLNKIAELGKELPLNTLDELIDKFGGPEKVSEMTGRKGRVVHQPDDSVRYESRAEQGHTIDQINIKEKDRFMNGEKLVAIISEAASSGISLQADRRIKNQRRRVHMTLELPWSADRAIQQFGRTHRSNQVTAPEYIFLISELAGERRFASIVAKRLESLGALTHGDRRATESRDLSKYNFENKYGTKALDKITKAILGQIESKVPPPKDYPGGDATFFRDMKHGMMNVGMLCTQSRLGINTEKDCNITKFLNRILGLEVHKQNSLFQYFIDNFDYLIEKDKKEGKYDMGILDLAPGNDQIYEETQEKFLTAGNPQDGQVILYKISVDRGMPWSEALEKVQTLSNPDEGFYLSHKFRGNHPCVLLAVQGRERTMTIYKPNIGKQAQMESLDNLQKKYRKVTADEAKESWENQFMFSFRKCSHANWNGRCKKVEEGQECLMGTRLRQYHMLCGALLRVWKRVSEVVADITSSSILQIVRLKTKDSNKQVGIKIPETCVLKVRQELIRMDSEVKQRRREKEQQAQEERQAREHQRFMEHQRLVEQQQFLSNLVTVQAPSLATLSTPYSISYPSFTSQKNPLEEILDLTVYNTATSTQGVHNLSAPSRSTVNDFNLEAFFQEEQQSQRDSQSVQESNPAQEEELQDVLFSLNFLSQSVPPTSSSETQTTEPVMSSSPSASLFTPTLTPSSSSSSLSLASLSPTDQHMPLPNNHCSAEALINVREVLNNMFRSDPRKSVIYYPLPERDPPV; this is encoded by the exons CTGGGTCACGTCAACACATACGCCGACTACAGGCCCTCAAAAT CCAAGATAGGAATATCCCATCCAGACCGTGTGGTTGAGACCAACACTTTATCTAGCGTTCCTCCTCCAGATATCACCTACACCCTGTCCATCCCAGAATCCACCATAAACAACGGCCTGCTCTCTGCCTTGCAGCTGGAGGCCATCATCTACGCCTGCCAG CAACATGAAGTGATTTTGCAGAACAACCAACGAGCCGGTTTCCTCATAGGGGACGGAGCGGGAGTCGGGAAAGGCCGCACGGTGGCCGGCATCATTCTGGAAAACTTTTTAAAGGGAAGAAAAAAAGCACTGTG GTTCAGCATCTCCAATGACCTGAAATATGACGCAGAGAGAGATCTCCAAGACATCGGCGCACCTAATATACAAGTGCATGCATTGAATAAG ATTAAGTACGGGGACACAGCTACCTCAGAGGGGGTCCTGTTTGCAACTTACTCGGCACTGATCGGCGAGAGCCAGGCAGGCGGCCAGCACAGGACGCGTCTCAAACAGATCCTAGACTGGTGTGAGCCGGGTTTTGACGGAGTT ATCATATTTGACGAGTGCCACAAAGCCAAAAATGCCACGTCCACAAAAATGGGCAAAGCCGTGCTGGATCTGCAGAACAAGTTGCCACTGGCCAGAGTGGTTTACGCTAGTGCCACAG GCGCCTCGGAGCCAAAGAACATGATCTACATGAGCCGTCTGGGGATCTGGGGAGAGAAAACCCCTTTCAATACGTTTGAGGATTTCCTCCACACCATCGAAAAGAG GGGCGTGGGGGCCATGGAGATTGTTGCCATGGATATGAAAGTCAGCGGGATGTACATTGCACGTCAGCTCAGCTTCTCAGGGGTCTCGTTCCGCATCGAAGAGATAAACTTGGATGACGACTTCAAACTTGTGTACAACAAAGCTGCCAAACTT TGGGCGGAAGCTCTGGCCTTGTTCATGCAAGCAGCAGACGAGCTGTGCATGAACTCCAGGAAGTCCTTGTGGGGTCAGTTTTGGTCATCTCACCAGCGTTTCTTTAAATATCTCTGCATTGCCGCCAAGGTACGATGCCTGGTGGAGTTGGCTAAAAAAGAGCTGGAGGCTGGAAAG TGTGTCGTGATCGGGCTCCAGTCAACTGGCGAGGCTCGAACGAGAGAAGTCCTCGACGAGAACGACGGACACTTGGACAGATTCGTTTCCGCTGCCGA GGGTGTGTTTCAATCTCTGGTCGTCAAACACTTCCCGTCAGAGAAGCAGAGGGGAGAAAAGGGGGCTGGAAACAAGAGGAAAC TTAAACCACGCGGCAGGCAGCCCAAGCAACCCAGACACGGCACTGACGTCGCGGGGGTGATTAACATCAGCGACGACAGCAGCACAGAGTCTGACCCCATGGACAGTGACTCCAACTCATCGCCCGACTCGATTCAGGACAACAACGATGATGTCATCTTTGTCAATCAAACTAGTTATCAAATGG CACGGTTAGAAGAGATGAAACAAGGGCTTCTCAATAAGATCGCTGAGCTCGGAAAAGAACTACCTCTTAACACGCTGGATGAGCTCATAGATAAATTCGGAGGCCCAGAAAAAGTATCAGAg atgaCTGGGAGAAAAGGCAGAGTGGTGCATCAGCCTGATGACAGCGTACGGTACGAGTCCCGCGCCGAGCAGGGCCACACCATCGACCAAATTAACATCAAAGAGAAAGATCGCTTCATGAATGGAGAGAAG TTGGTGGCCATCATATCAGAAGCGGCCAGTTCAGGCATCTCGCTTCAGGCCGACAGAAGAATAAAGAATCAGCGTCGGAGAGTTCACATGACCTTGGAGCTGCCCTGGAGCGCAGACAGGGCCATCCAACAGTTTG GTCGCACTCATCGTTCCAACCAGGTCACAGCACCGGAGTACATCTTCCTCATATCCGAACTGGCGGGCGAGAGGCGCTTCGCATCCATAGTGGCAAAGAGGCTGGAGAGTCTG GGAGCTCTGACTCATGGTGACAGGAGAGCCACCGAGTCTAGAGATCTGAGcaaatacaactttgaaaaTAAA TATGGCACCAAAGCGCTAGATAAGATAACCAAAGCCATCCTTGGTCAGATTGAAAGCAAGGTACCCCCTCCAAAGGACTATCCTGGTGGTGATGCCACGTTTTTCAGAG ACATGAAACATGGTATGATGAACGTAGGCATGCTCTGCACTCAGTCACGCTTGGGCATCAATACTGAGAAAg ACTGCAACATCACCAAGTTCCTGAACCGGATCCTTGGCCTGGAGGTGCATAAACAGAACTCCCTTTTCCAGTATTTCATCGACAACTTTGACTACTTGATTGAGAAGGACAAAAAAGAGGGGAAATATGACATGGGGATATTAG ATCTTGCTCCAGGTAATGATCAGATCTATGAGGAGACGCAAGAGAAGTTCCTGACCGCTGGAAACCCTCAAGATGGACAAGTTATTCTTTATAAG ATAAGTGTAGACAGAGGTATGCCATGGTCGGAGGCCCTCGAGAAGGTCCAGACACTCAGCAACCCGGACGAAGGCTTCTACTTATCCCATAAA TTTAGAGGTAACCACCCGTGCGTGCTGCTGGCCGTGCAGGGCCGAGAGCGCACGATGACCATCTACAAACCAAACATTGGCAAGCAGGCCCAAATGGAAAGCCTTGATAACCTTCAGAAAAAATATCGCAAG GTCACTGCAGATGAGGCTAAAGAAAGCTGGGAAAATCAGTTTATGTTCTCCTTCAGGAAGTGTAGCCACGCTAACTG gAATGGAAGGTGTAAAAAGGTTGAAGAGGGCCAGGAGTGTTTGATGGGCACTCGGTTGCGTCAGTACCACATGTTGTGCGGTGCTCTGTTGCGTGTTTGGAAGCGGGTGTCCGAAGTGGTGGCTGACATCACCAGCTCCAGCATTCTACAGATCGTCCGCCTCAAGACGAAAGACAGCAACAAACAAGTTG GTATTAAAATCCCTGAGACCTGCGTGTTGAAGGTACGTCAGGAGCTGATAAGGATGGACAGCGAGGTGAAGCAGCGCCGGAGAGAGAAGGAACAGCAAGCGCAGGAGGAGCGTCAGGCCCGGGAGCACCAAAGGTTCATGGAGCACCAAAGGCTCGTGGAGCAACAACAGTTCCTGTCGAATTTAGTCACAGTGCAAGCTCCTAGCCTGGCCACCCTGTCCACCCCATACTCCATCTCCTACCCCTCCTTTACATCTCAAAAAAATCCTCTGGAGGAGATCCTGGACCTGACGGTTTACAACACCGCGACCTCCACACAAGGTGTGCACAATCTCTCCGCACCATCCAGATCCACGGTGAACGATTTTAACCTCGAAGCGTTTTTCCAAGAGGAACAGCAGTCGCAGCGGGACAGCCAGTCCGTGCAGGAGAGCAATCCAGCACAGGAGGAAGAACTGCAAGACGTGTTGTTCTCCTTAAACTTCCTAAGCCAGAGCGTCCCTCCCACTTCCTCTTCGGAAACACAAACGACAGAACCTGTGATGTCATCGAGTCCATCGGCATCCCTCTTCACGCCCACACTCACgccttcctcctcttcttcatcGCTGTCCCTCGCCTCCCTCTCCCCCACGGACCAGCACATGCCGTTACCCAACAACCACTGCAGCGCCGAAGCTCTTATTAACGTACGGGAGGTGTTGAACAACATGTTTCGTAGCGACCCTCGCAAGTCCGTCATTTATTACCCTCTACCCGAGAGAGACCCTCCGGTCTGA